The following coding sequences are from one Mycoplasma mycoides subsp. capri window:
- a CDS encoding DUF2714 domain-containing protein, with product MKHKNKQTSDQSFMVFDLYEKIVNANNYIDYQKLLATVLLENQIGFDSKVYKEFENSYLLAFKNHFDIVLNDFVITFNVNLKISSDLLVPMLSETESSNTEAINLKTSNNEQYQKFLTTYNNYFISLIKQGFCVEIFPNVILFKSKNTDHLKIIFDKTKVLTRG from the coding sequence ATGAAACACAAAAACAAACAAACTAGCGATCAATCTTTTATGGTTTTTGATTTATATGAAAAAATAGTTAATGCTAATAATTACATTGATTATCAAAAACTACTAGCAACAGTATTATTAGAAAATCAAATCGGATTTGATTCAAAAGTTTATAAAGAATTTGAAAACTCTTATTTACTAGCTTTTAAAAATCATTTTGATATTGTTTTAAATGATTTTGTAATTACTTTTAATGTTAATTTAAAAATTAGTAGTGATTTATTAGTACCAATGTTAAGTGAAACTGAAAGTAGTAATACTGAAGCAATTAATTTAAAAACAAGTAATAATGAACAATATCAAAAGTTTTTAACTACTTATAATAACTATTTTATTTCACTAATTAAACAAGGTTTTTGTGTTGAAATTTTTCCAAATGTTATTTTATTTAAATCAAAAAACACAGATCATTTAAAAATAATATTTGATAAAACTAAAGTTTTAACTAGAGGTTAA
- a CDS encoding MSC_0622 family F1-like ATPase gamma subunit: protein MDLKKVETKLNNLKTIQQRLSNEKNILLIDMIKQNALLNYYVKNALWNQNIISLLQNEYKIKNNLISEIKISKNKLINKLKDFISQPKELWIYLTEEQKYSTDSYSRYENHILNSIKKNNADFIVIGDRAKQFCSDNKLNVIYNVDQKQAISKLSWTLTLIIKFLFSQYNYKSLRFVINSNKNKDNSFTILPLTKFNVNSLSETETKFDLDHIKEFKIFPDINNYIQTQIDNYIENSIQSLLVESSFYKTKNELIKTNKTINEVDEEIKKLNKKIIRIKREKEIEEIVLLTSNNKKFLIRRDQ, encoded by the coding sequence ATGGATTTAAAAAAAGTAGAAACCAAGTTAAACAACTTAAAAACTATTCAACAAAGATTAAGTAATGAAAAAAACATTTTATTAATAGATATGATTAAACAAAATGCCTTATTAAATTATTATGTTAAAAATGCTTTGTGAAATCAAAACATTATTTCATTACTACAAAATGAATATAAAATTAAAAATAATTTGATTAGTGAGATAAAAATTAGTAAAAATAAACTAATTAATAAATTAAAAGACTTTATTTCTCAACCAAAAGAACTTTGAATTTATTTAACTGAAGAACAAAAATACTCAACTGATTCTTATTCAAGATATGAAAATCATATTTTAAATAGTATTAAAAAAAATAATGCTGATTTTATTGTTATTGGAGATCGTGCTAAACAGTTTTGTAGTGATAATAAATTAAATGTCATTTATAATGTTGATCAAAAACAAGCGATTTCAAAACTTTCATGAACACTAACTTTAATTATTAAATTCTTATTTTCTCAATATAATTATAAAAGTTTACGCTTTGTAATTAATTCTAATAAAAATAAAGATAATAGTTTTACTATTCTTCCACTAACTAAATTTAATGTAAATAGTTTAAGTGAAACTGAAACTAAATTTGATTTAGATCATATTAAAGAATTTAAAATCTTTCCAGATATAAATAATTATATTCAAACTCAAATTGATAATTATATAGAAAATTCAATTCAATCTTTATTAGTTGAATCTTCATTTTATAAAACTAAAAATGAATTAATTAAAACTAATAAAACTATTAATGAAGTAGATGAAGAAATTAAAAAGCTAAATAAAAAGATTATTAGAATCAAACGTGAAAAAGAAATTGAAGAAATTGTTTTACTAACAAGTAATAATAAGAAATTTTTAATCAGGAGAGATCAATAA
- a CDS encoding MSC_0621 family F1-like ATPase epsilon subunit has protein sequence MAFSVEINFIENKQTINFNKAIVYFNADEENEWISLTNNSILGYEIMLLKILDLSNNQEKYLFANNVNIMVKNNHIVINTFSKQNFLVKSNRKKIYQDQLKELHKQISILQANQTIGLTIDSLLELKKLKNKYYVLKLKNLLQLKGE, from the coding sequence ATGGCTTTTAGTGTTGAAATTAATTTTATTGAAAATAAACAAACTATTAATTTTAATAAAGCAATTGTTTATTTTAATGCTGATGAAGAAAATGAATGAATTTCATTAACTAATAATTCAATATTAGGATATGAAATTATGTTATTAAAAATTTTAGATCTATCTAATAATCAAGAAAAATATTTATTTGCAAACAATGTTAATATTATGGTTAAAAATAATCATATTGTAATTAATACTTTTTCAAAACAAAACTTTTTAGTTAAATCAAATCGTAAAAAAATTTATCAAGATCAGTTAAAAGAATTACATAAACAAATTAGTATTTTACAAGCAAATCAAACAATTGGTTTAACAATTGATTCATTATTAGAATTAAAAAAATTAAAAAATAAATATTATGTTTTAAAGTTAAAAAATCTATTACAGCTAAAAGGAGAATAA
- a CDS encoding MSC_0624 family F1-like ATPase-associated membrane protein, translating to MISLKVEQQKFYDDGSNLILETKKNKIVSIYKTIVLSFFFVSMSLLLFLSNYSIFNKNIENSYQFLFNFSQPAFEQYNWVVLFRICLLGFLYFYGLKKAYINIEPNKPYLKQYTIWFSLYLITSISAFILFFTYSPLEAQNIINLIYSLIGLLLIDISYVLFKYKTRKKLNPLVYQNKWSLIVDLISRTILVSLVLAIFLVWINQGGTTYEMLANNKFYEYVLNLFGIKSFLNFLIIITSFIFIGLLFIGLNIYTILKIVYKQFSFEIIRDKLNFYLTGVIVVFIWLISLVFLKIPSTHEVFVKNDNLEYLYLLFSLLNIIITIVYLWFKQFKNRLNSPLIKISYLTIFHFIIWTVFMVASFLTTSSTVSMINLLITIVLVAISYYWHIKSSRFNNYYNYLLITLNVIMIFIISLVFGFNQILLSHNNKNLFIIPLKANLLQIISIFIVAFQIINVIYPLTYMLITSIKISKTFKKELNHETQKQTN from the coding sequence ATGATTTCTTTAAAAGTTGAACAACAAAAATTTTATGATGATGGTTCAAACTTAATACTAGAAACAAAAAAGAATAAAATAGTATCTATTTATAAAACTATTGTTCTTTCATTCTTTTTTGTATCAATGTCATTGTTACTATTTTTATCAAATTATTCAATCTTTAATAAAAATATAGAAAATTCATACCAATTTTTATTTAATTTTTCTCAACCAGCATTTGAACAATATAACTGAGTAGTACTTTTTAGAATTTGTTTATTAGGATTTTTATATTTTTATGGATTAAAAAAAGCTTATATAAATATAGAACCAAATAAACCATATTTAAAACAATACACGATTTGATTTAGTTTATATTTAATAACTAGTATTTCTGCATTTATATTATTTTTTACTTATTCACCACTAGAAGCACAAAATATAATTAATCTAATTTATAGTTTAATCGGTTTATTATTAATAGATATTTCTTATGTGTTATTTAAATATAAAACAAGAAAAAAACTAAACCCATTAGTATATCAAAATAAATGAAGTTTAATTGTTGATTTAATTAGTAGAACAATTTTAGTTAGTTTAGTTTTAGCTATTTTTCTAGTTTGAATAAATCAAGGTGGAACAACTTATGAAATGCTAGCTAATAATAAGTTTTATGAATATGTATTAAACTTATTTGGAATTAAAAGCTTTTTAAACTTTTTAATTATTATTACTAGTTTTATATTTATTGGTTTATTGTTTATTGGATTAAATATTTATACTATTTTAAAAATAGTTTATAAACAATTTAGTTTTGAAATTATTAGAGATAAGTTGAATTTTTATTTAACTGGAGTAATTGTTGTATTTATTTGATTAATAAGTTTAGTGTTTTTAAAAATACCATCAACTCATGAAGTATTTGTAAAAAATGATAACTTAGAATATTTATACTTATTATTTTCTTTATTAAACATTATTATTACTATTGTTTATTTATGATTTAAACAATTTAAAAATAGATTAAATAGTCCTTTAATTAAAATCAGTTATTTAACTATTTTTCATTTTATTATTTGAACTGTATTTATGGTTGCTAGTTTTTTAACAACAAGTTCAACTGTAAGTATGATTAATTTATTAATTACTATTGTTTTAGTTGCTATTAGTTATTATTGACATATTAAATCATCAAGATTTAACAACTATTATAATTACTTATTAATTACTTTAAATGTAATAATGATTTTTATAATAAGTTTAGTATTTGGATTTAATCAAATATTACTATCACATAATAATAAAAATTTATTTATTATTCCTTTAAAAGCTAATTTATTACAAATTATAAGTATTTTTATAGTAGCATTTCAAATTATTAATGTAATTTATCCATTAACTTATATGTTAATTACAAGTATTAAAATTTCTAAAACTTTTAAAAAGGAGCTAAATCATGAAACACAAAAACAAACAAACTAG
- a CDS encoding MSC_0620 family F1-like ATPase-associated subunit — MKKNKLLSKSYKIAILLLTATSSLSLAALIKNTHHNNNNIVLKLYQDGNGGSGGSGGSGAVSGGAGSNGGSGTSGSSGTSGTGANSGGSTASESPLTPKIAAEFDTFKDKAKKKIEETAKQVYKRITTILEEELKKLPDLNKSTKKPDEYFKNLQKRVYLTELKKYFGKEEEFTKDISKYGFDVTFPNVIANDRKVDTAIVKFNGKTYNNIKISPSDETRDYTKVVEKNENNGVEKNKKEQDNVVTSHRFDALLNNYAQSWLGKLKDIIYKEDQDLPEFGKDIFFDKYKPGSSDSSTDSSNNTTVVDGYTVKLDQKHKDWNSYIKTKVKNRFVDFDLNQNQSFQFNTQSSNSSKPTPPNIPDLNKKPLDPTEKRDQNSVEYAEQLPRLQPILKWQYADHSKDSIQNSFNSSNEEKNPMFFFINPINTRFKYHVTSLSNGRATVKIKDQVKDVERTYYSSDITYGADPRFTFILENLTKKIEAKFLQLYKALLLDEKINYVELNNDHLQTSLFGLVNLATRIVSDSKYLTDVLYNIATNKYQSLSDISSDDDYAGWINRVSNQAFARLLHAISASQLNNQNNPWSVLTGGFKSVQEIYQELARVTDTRKQIIKKANDYNVDLSHLDQIYDYLDTSILKAQTSANQIGKALNILSWYDNFTNHVKDTSEHSALLKVLTDTSDIKSDEKKVQEFQQTYQKAIQKLEENNREKKKPLIIVSSLFLVISLLFIIANTLIFLIKTKRSKNKNAKLTFIISTTISTIITISSIILLIIGLKG; from the coding sequence ATGAAAAAAAATAAATTATTATCTAAATCATATAAAATAGCTATTCTTCTTTTAACAGCTACTAGTAGTTTAAGTTTAGCTGCACTAATTAAAAACACTCATCATAATAACAATAATATTGTTTTAAAATTGTATCAAGATGGAAATGGTGGATCAGGTGGAAGTGGTGGTTCAGGAGCAGTATCAGGTGGAGCTGGATCAAATGGTGGTTCAGGCACAAGTGGTTCAAGTGGAACTAGTGGAACTGGTGCTAATAGCGGTGGTTCAACCGCGTCAGAATCGCCATTAACGCCGAAAATAGCAGCTGAATTTGATACCTTTAAAGATAAAGCTAAAAAAAAGATTGAGGAAACTGCAAAACAAGTTTACAAAAGAATAACAACTATTTTAGAAGAAGAATTAAAAAAACTTCCTGATTTAAATAAAAGCACTAAGAAACCTGATGAATATTTTAAAAATTTACAAAAAAGAGTTTATTTAACTGAACTAAAGAAATATTTTGGTAAAGAAGAAGAATTTACTAAGGATATTTCTAAATATGGATTTGACGTTACATTTCCAAATGTTATAGCAAATGATAGAAAAGTTGATACTGCTATAGTTAAATTTAATGGTAAAACATACAATAATATTAAAATATCTCCAAGCGATGAGACAAGAGACTACACAAAAGTAGTAGAAAAAAATGAAAATAATGGTGTTGAAAAAAATAAAAAAGAACAAGATAATGTTGTAACTAGTCATAGATTTGATGCTTTATTAAATAATTATGCACAAAGCTGATTAGGTAAACTAAAAGACATTATCTATAAAGAAGATCAAGATCTTCCAGAATTTGGAAAAGATATATTTTTTGATAAATATAAACCTGGCAGTTCAGACTCTTCAACAGATTCATCAAATAATACAACTGTAGTTGATGGTTATACTGTTAAATTAGATCAAAAACATAAAGATTGAAACAGTTACATTAAAACCAAAGTTAAAAATAGATTTGTTGATTTTGATTTAAATCAAAATCAAAGTTTTCAGTTTAATACTCAATCAAGTAATTCAAGTAAACCAACACCACCAAATATTCCTGATCTAAACAAAAAACCACTAGATCCAACTGAAAAAAGAGATCAAAATTCAGTTGAGTACGCTGAACAACTTCCTAGATTACAACCAATTTTAAAATGACAATATGCTGATCATAGTAAAGACAGCATACAAAATTCATTTAATTCATCTAATGAAGAAAAAAATCCAATGTTTTTCTTTATTAACCCAATTAATACTAGATTTAAATATCATGTAACTTCACTAAGTAATGGTAGAGCTACTGTTAAAATTAAAGATCAAGTTAAAGATGTTGAAAGAACTTATTATTCTTCAGATATAACTTATGGTGCTGATCCTAGATTTACATTTATTTTAGAAAATCTAACTAAAAAAATTGAAGCTAAATTTTTACAACTTTATAAAGCTTTATTATTAGATGAAAAAATTAATTATGTTGAATTAAATAATGATCATTTACAAACAAGTTTATTTGGATTAGTAAATCTAGCTACTAGAATAGTTAGTGATTCAAAATATTTAACTGATGTTTTATATAATATAGCAACAAATAAATATCAGTCACTTAGCGATATTTCTAGTGATGATGATTATGCTGGATGAATTAATAGAGTTTCAAATCAAGCATTTGCAAGACTATTACATGCAATTAGTGCTTCACAATTAAATAATCAAAATAATCCTTGAAGTGTTTTAACTGGTGGGTTTAAAAGTGTTCAAGAAATCTATCAAGAACTAGCTAGAGTAACTGATACTAGAAAACAAATTATTAAAAAAGCTAATGACTATAATGTTGATTTAAGTCATTTAGATCAAATATATGATTATTTAGATACTTCTATATTAAAAGCTCAAACCAGTGCAAATCAAATTGGAAAAGCTTTAAACATTTTAAGTTGATATGATAATTTTACAAATCATGTTAAAGATACATCTGAACATTCAGCTTTATTAAAAGTTTTAACTGATACTTCAGATATTAAAAGTGATGAGAAAAAAGTACAAGAATTCCAACAAACTTATCAAAAAGCTATTCAAAAACTAGAAGAAAATAACAGAGAAAAGAAAAAACCTTTAATAATTGTTAGTTCATTATTTTTAGTAATTTCATTATTGTTCATTATAGCAAACACTCTGATATTCTTAATTAAAACTAAACGTAGTAAAAATAAAAATGCTAAATTAACATTTATTATTTCAACTACAATTTCAACAATTATTACTATATCTTCAATTATTTTATTAATAATAGGATTGAAAGGATAA